From a region of the Kwoniella mangroviensis CBS 8507 chromosome 1 map unlocalized Ctg01, whole genome shotgun sequence genome:
- a CDS encoding mitochondrial 54S ribosomal protein bL12m: protein MSIPRTLLRSARASSSRLILSRPLSTSRPFFAEAESSSSAAAATPVSPKISPIVDQISSLTLLEVSELVGALKTKLNITEIALPAASAAPAASASAGASGEPAEAAEEKPKEKTIFTVKLEKFDAAAKAKIIREVKAIMPNMNLVEAKKFVESVPQTLKENLPKEEAEKLQKTLQDLGATVSLV from the exons ATGAGC ATCCCCCGAACCCTCCTTCGTTCCGCCCgagcatcttcctctcgacTCATCCTCTCCCGTCCATTATCAACTTCAAGACCATTCTTCGCCGAAGCTGAATCCTCCTCTTCCGCCGCCGCTGCTACCCCTGTTTCACCTAAGATCTCACCTATCGTAGATCAGATCTCGAGTTTGACGTTGTTGGAGGTATCGGAGTTGGTTGGCgctctcaag ACCAAACTCAACATAACGGAAATCGCCCTTCCCGCCGCCTCAGCAGCCCCAGcagcctcagcttcagcGGGCGCATCAGGAGAACCAGCCGAAGCTGCCGAGGAGAAACCAAAGGAGAAGACAATCTTCACTGTCAAACTTGAGAAATTCGATGCTGCCGCGAAAGCAAAGATCATCAGGGAAGTGAAGGCTATTATGCCTAATATGAACttggtcgag GCCAAGAAATTCGTCGAATCCGTCCCTCAAACCCTCAAAGAGAACTTAccaaaagaagaagcagagaagTTACAAAAGACATTACAAGATCTCGGTGCTACCGTTTCTCTCGTATAG
- a CDS encoding mitochondrial 54S ribosomal protein mL59 yields the protein MSTITRRLLSSSSIIRSTALENTLPLDPSSPVHAKHLPRVLQRCIAKRINAIEQSTEDGSIPSTIHIHNPFLVQRTNRRSSESELTGEARYNWKKPAISNRRQKQLLQLHPSIDLPISAKSNRTSFASALGSESEELLEIEGISRPVRWNEKTTINWTGQLKPKKHQQKDVNEATTKSLYSGRKLMFKGHKDERNRAQKLADRQTRLDGMEKRIKDWRQGRNDEKVRNRPSLPF from the exons ATGAGCACCATCACCCGACGTCTActctcctcctcgtccatcATCCGCTCCACAGCGCTCGAAAACACCCTCCCTTTGGATCCCTCTTCACCCGTCCATGCCAAACACCTCCCAAGGGTCTTACAGCGATGTATCGCCAAACGAATCAATGCTATCGAACAGTCAACCGAAGATGGGTCTATACCATCTACCATACACATACATAACCCATTCTTGGTGCAGAGGACGAACAGACGATCGTCAGAATCAGAATTAACAGGAGAAGCGAGGTACAATTGGAAGAAACCTGCTATATCTAATAGGAGACAAAAACAACTATTgcaacttcatccttctaTCGATCTACCCATCTCAGCCAAATCAAACAGGACATCTTTCGCCTCCGCGCTGGGGTCAGAGAGCGAAGAGTTATTAGAGATAGAAGGTATTTCAAGACCTGTTAGATGGAATGAGAAAACAACGATAAATTGGACTGGACAATTAAAACCCAAAAAACACCAACAGAAGGATGTGAATGAAGCGACGACGAAGAGCTTATACTCTGGTAGGAAGTTGATGTTTAAAGGACataaagatgagaggaatagGGCACAGAAGTTGGCGGATAGACAGACGAGGTTGGACGGcatggagaagagaataaAGGATTGGAGgcag GGACGAAATGACGAGAAGGTCCGGAACAGACCTTCATTACCATTCTAG
- a CDS encoding 40S ribosomal protein uS11, with amino-acid sequence MAPKKVRAPQEQAAVNLGPNAAEGENVFGVAHIFASFNDTFVHVTDLSGKETISRVTGGMKVKADRDESSPYAAMLAAQDVAAKCKEVGITALHVKLRATGGTGTKQPGPGGQAALRALARAGMKIGRIEDVTPIPSDSTRRKGGRRGRRL; translated from the exons atGGCCCCCAAGAAAGTTAGAGCTCCTCAAGAGCAAGCTGCCGTCAACCTCGGTCCTAACGCCGCCGAGGGTGAGAACGTCTTCGGTGTCGCTCACATCTTCGCTTC CTTCAACGACACTTTCGTCCACGTTACCGATCTCTCCGGTAAAGAAACCATCTCCAGAGTCACTGGTGGTATGAAAGTCAAGGCTGATCGAGATGAATCATCT CCTTACGCCGCGATGTTGGCTGCCCAAGACGTTGCCGCCAAATGCAAGGAAGTCGGTATCACCGCTCTCCACGTCAAACTCAGAGCTACCGGTGGTACCGGTACCAAGCAACCTGGTCCAGGTGGTCAAGCCGCTCTCAGAGCTCTCGCCCGAGCAGGTATGAAGATTGGTAGAATCGAAGATGTCACTCCTATCCCATCCGACTCCACTAGAAGAAAGggtggtagaagaggtagaagacTCTAG
- a CDS encoding ATP synthase subunit beta, mitochondrial, whose protein sequence is MTLVSRSAIRLSRRGGQQLRNARANAAFFNTAANQAQNVLPKFNASSSRVQVPAKSSINSARTYATPSNLQTGSIKTVIGAVVDVHFDSENLPPILNALDVQFAEGQEKPEGGRLVLEVAQHLGENTVRCIAMDGTGGLVRGQKVVDTGAPIKIPVGPATLGRIMNVIGQPIDQRGPIKGVKEAPIHADAPEFVDQSTQAEVLETGIKVVDLLAPYARGGKIGLFGGAGVGKTVLIQELINNIAKAHGGYSVFTGVGERTREGNDLYHEMRETGVINLEGDSKVALVFGQMNEPPGARARVALTGLTIAEYFRDEEGQDVLLFIDNIFRFTQAGSEVSALLGRIPSAVGYQPTLSTDMGGMQERITTTKKGSITSVQAVYVPADDLTDPAPATTFAHLDATTVLSRSIAELGIYPAVDPLDSKSRMLDPRVVGEKHYQIATRTQQILQSYKSLQDIIAILGMDELSEEDKLTVERARKIQRFMSQPFAVAQVFTGIEGRLVPLKDTVAAFEEILDGKHDHISENSFYMVGGIEDVKAKHEKSLKEQGN, encoded by the exons ATGACTCTCGTCTCAAGATCTGCTATCCGTCTCTCCAGACGAGGTGGTCAACAGCTTAGAAACGCCCGTGCCAACGCCGCTTTCTTCAACACAGCTGCCAACCAAGCTCAAAACGTTCTCCCAAAGTTCAACGCTTCCAGCTCTAGAGTTCAAGTCCCCGCCAAGTCTT CTATCAACTCTGCTAGAACCTACGCTACCCCTTCCAACCTCCAAACCGGTTCCATCAAGACCGTCATCGGTGCTGTCGTCGATGTCCACTTTGACTCTGAGAACCTCCCTCCTATCCTCAACGCCCTCGATGTCCAATTCGCTGAGGGTCAAGAGAAGCCCGAAGGTGGTCGACTCGTGCTCGAAGTCGCCCAACACTTGGGTGAGAACACCGTCAGATGTATTGCTATGGACGGTACCGGTGGTCTCGTTAGAGGTCAGAAGGTCGTCGACACTGGTGCTCCCATCAAGATCCCAGTCGGTCCTGCCACTCTTGG TCGAATCATGAACGTTATCGGTCAACCCATCGATCAACGAGGTCCTATCAAGGGTGTAAAGGAAGCTCCTATCCACGCCGATGCTCCTGAATTCGTTGACCAATCCACCCAAGCTGAAGTGCTTGAGACCGGTATCAAGGTCGTCGATCTCCTTGCTCCTTACGCCAGAGGTGGTAAGATTGGTCTTTTCGGTGGTGCCGGTGTCGGTAAGACTGTGCTCATTCAAGAGCTTATCAACAACATCGCCAAGGCCCATGGTGGTTACTCCGTATTCACCGGTGTCGGTGAACGAACTCGAGAGGGTAACGATTTGTACCACGAAATGAGAGAAACCGGTGTCATCAACCTCGAGGGTGACTCCAAGGTAGCTCTCGTGTTCGGTCAAATGAACGAACCCCCTGGAGCTCGAGCCCGAGTTGCTCTTACCGGTCTTACCATCGCTGAATACTTCCGAGACGAGGAGGGTCAAGATGTGTTGCTTTTCATTGACAACATTTTCCGATTCACCCAAGCCGGTTCCGAAGTGTCTGCCTTGTTAGGTCGTATCCCTTCCGCTGTAGGATACCAACCTACCCTCTCTACCGATATGGGTGGTATGCAAGAGCGAattaccaccaccaagaAGGGATCTATCACTTCCGTGCAAGCCGTTTACGTGCCTGCCGATGATTTGACCGATCCTGCTCCTGCCACCACCTTCGCCCACTTGGACGCCACCACCGTGTTGTCTCGATCCATCGCCGAGTTGGGTATCTACCCCGCTGTCGACCCTCTCGATTCCAAATCCCGAATGTTGGACCCTCGAGTCGTCGGTGAGAAACACTACCAAATCGCTACCCGAACTCAACAAATCCTCCAATCTTACAAATCTCTCCAAGATATCATTGCCATTTTGGGTATGGATGAATTGTCAGAAGAAGACAAGTTGACCGTCGAACGAGCCCGAAAAATCCAAAGATTCATGTCTCAACCTTTCGCCGTAGCTCAAGTTTTCACCGGTATTGAAGGTCGATTGGTACCCCTCAAGGACACCGTTGCTGCTTTCGAGGAAATCCTCGACGGTAAACACGATCACATCTCCGAGAACTCCTTCTACA TGGTCGGTGGtatcgaagatgtcaaggCTAAGCACGAGAAGTCCCTTAAGGAACAAGGTAACTAA